DNA from Longimicrobium sp.:
ACGCCGGGCAGAACCAGATGCCCTGCATGTACTGCCACTACAACGCGGACCGGTCGCCGGCGGCGAACATCCCCAGCGTGCAGCTCTGCGTGGGATGCCACGTGGCGGGAAGCTCGTCGGCGGGGGCGGTGCCCGCGCAGGCGGCGCTCACCTTCCCCACCAAGCAGCGCGACAGCACCTGGAACCGCGAGGCGCTCAAGCTGGTGGACTACTGGAAGCGCGGCGAGGCGATTCCCTGGGTGCGCATCCACGACGTGCCCGATCACGTGCACTTCCCGCACTACGTGCACGTGAACGCCGGGCTCCAGTGCCAGACGTGCCACGGGCCCGTGCAGAACATGAAGAAGGTCTACCAGTACTCGTCGCTGCGCATGGGGTGGTGCATCTCGTGCCACCGCGGCGAGACGCCGCTCTCGGCGCCCGAAGAGGCCGCGGTGCGCCAGCGCTCGTCGTTCGTGCGCAAGATCGCCACGCTCCGCGCGCAGGGGAACGACGTGCGCGGCCAGCTCGCGACGTATCCCAACCAGCGGGCCTCCACGGACTGCACCGT
Protein-coding regions in this window:
- a CDS encoding cytochrome c3 family protein, with product MNRALSLAGTLLLALGVASCRDYKATEADGPDQPIAFYHSVHAGQNQMPCMYCHYNADRSPAANIPSVQLCVGCHVAGSSSAGAVPAQAALTFPTKQRDSTWNREALKLVDYWKRGEAIPWVRIHDVPDHVHFPHYVHVNAGLQCQTCHGPVQNMKKVYQYSSLRMGWCISCHRGETPLSAPEEAAVRQRSSFVRKIATLRAQGNDVRGQLATYPNQRASTDCTVCHY